A segment of the Devriesea agamarum genome:
CCCACGGTTGCATGCTCAGCACGGCACCTGAACGCTGAGTGTGCATCACATGCGGATGGGCGAGCGCCTTATTCACCAGGTGCCCGGTGGGCTGGAATGTGTACCAATCCCCGCCGCCACGTCGCAGCAGTTCGCCGATCAGCTGCTCGCAGATGTCGTCGTCTGCTCCGGACAGAATGTGCTGACACACCGCGTCCATGGCTACATCAATGTCTTGACTAGGGTCGATGGTTTCACCCGGCGTGCTGCTCTCACCTGGCTCGGCGTTCTTACTCGGGTTGATGTTCTCGCTCGGGCGGGTGTTGCTGGGATTCGGGTGGGCTGCCTCCATGAGCTGGTGCATCTCATGGGACCAGGTGTGGCTGAGTCGTTCGTCTGCGGCACGCATGATCCACGACATGGGATTGAGGTAGCCGCCGCGGGGTCCAGTGAGGGCCACAATCGGCCAGTTGACACAGGGGGTCGAGGCCGGACAATGCTGGTCGTGGTCGTGGTCGTGGTCGTGGTCGTGGTCGTGGTCGTGGGGCTGCCAGGTGCCGCCGATCTGATGGATGGCTGTTTGCCCGATCATCAATGCAAACGGGGTAGCCGCTTCCAGCGAGACGTCTTTGCTGCTCGGAAATGTGTTGAAGGCGATATCTTGCACCACATCGAGTGCGGTAAGGCTGAATGAGTCCGCCCCTGTCAGTGGCCTGATCTCCCGAATGAACTCGTCGAGAATCGGGCTCATTTGCGCCCACCATGACTGGATGAACTCAGCGCCAGGGTGCGAGGGAATCCTCTCTGCGCCGGGACGGGAGGATGAAGGCGGATTCACAGATGTAGATGGTCTCATGGGCAGAACGTCGCTGTCTGCGGGTCTCCCTGATTGAGCGCGGAGTTCCGGTTGTCGAGATCTGAGGGCGTAACCGTGGGATGGTTGATGACGTGTTCCATCGTGAGGCGCTGAACCCGTTGGTCAGTGGGGTTGTCGGCAAGGGCGGGAATCACCATGCCCTGGTGAGCTTTGGAGGCGCAGACGTCCAGACCGCTCACCGCTGCCTGCATTGTCTTCGTGGAGCTACCGATTGCAGATTCACTGGTCGGCAGTGATGCCCCGACGCGGACCGCGTAAATCCCGGCCCGCGTCCGGGCTGGGTTCAGCACGGTGTAGGCGATCACGCCCCCGAAAATGAGCCGGTTTGCAGCGGGATTGGTGGACTCGACGTACCACGAGGCGCACATTCGGGGTGAACCCACTATGGCGTAGGCGTCGGCAAACGCGGTGCGGAAAAAGTAGCCGTTGTCCTGTGTCCAAGCGGATTGAAGCTCCTGAGCCCAAGTCGTCGGGGCGTAGGCAATCAGAAGCTTTCGCTGATCTTCCCAGGACTTGTGCATGTATTGGGCAGGGGAGAGGAACGCGGCGCTGAGAAAACGGGTGAGAGCGTCGCGGGCTGAGACCAGTGCTGGATCTTCTAGCCCGGGGTGTTGCGGATCGGTGGGGCTCGGTGTGCCTGGTGCGGGAATTGGGGTGGGGTGAGGGGTCACGGGCAGCTTGCGCATGTTATCTGCCGTTCCCTCGACCCAGAGTGCGGGGTCGAGGTGAGCGAGGGGATCCTGAGGAATAGCGGTGGCGGACCCAGAGCGCGAGGGTGCAGAACTTAATGAGGGGTCGGCAGTGGGAGACGGATCGACCGACATATCCGCGGCACCCGGCATCGACTGGTTGCGGGCACATCCAGAGATCGCGCAGGCCAGGCTGACGCTGCCTGAGGCGAGAAGCCTGCGCCGGGTCAAGGTCCCGTGTTTTGCTTTGGGTATGGATCCCTCATCCATGTCATCACTGTAGCGATAGCATCCGACATCTAAGGTATGTCTAGACTTTTTTCGGTTTGAGTTTGGGGTTGGGTTTGTAAAAGGGTCGTCTGGCCCGATTGCCCGGTCTGGTGTCGAGCCTGATTGTTCGGTCTGGTGTCCAGTCTGATTGTCCGGTCTGGCGTTCAGCTTGACTGTCCGGTCTAGCGGCCAGCTTGACTGTCCGGTCTGGCGGCCAGACCGACTGCGTGCCTAAGTGTCGGTTTTGCCTTATGTGGGGTTCTGATTGTCAGGTATTGACGAGGCGTTTTCATTGTTTGTACCCAATAGGAAGTATGGCGTGTTTACGATAGGCGCGTTATGGCTGATGTGCTTGCGGGTCGCTTTATCCTCATCGATCTGATCGCGAAGGGTGGATCGGGGTGGGTCTGGCGAGCCTGGGATGCAAAACGTGGGCAGGTCTGCGCGGCGAAGGTTTTACGCCAGCGCGATTCAGCTGACTTATTGCGGTTTGTGCGAGAAAAGAGCGCTACATTCGAGCATCCGCATGTGCTAACGCCTTACGGGTGGGGCGCTGAGGATGCTCACGTTGTGCTAGCGATGCCGCTGGTGAGCGGCGGAAACCTTGAGATGTTGCTGCGACGGTACGGCAGACTCCAAGAAAGCGCCGTCGCGGTCATCCTCTCTCAGCTACTCGACGGGCTGAGTGTGGTGCATGCCCACGACTGGGTGCATCGGGACGTCAAACCCGCCAATATCCTGTTCGAGCCGAGTGGGACTGGGCCTCTGCGCAGTCGTCTGACGGATTTTGGAATCGCGATGCACCGCGCCGACATCCGGTTTACCGGGGTTGGCATGATCAACGGAACTCCGGGTTACATTGCTCCCGAACTGTTCCACCTGGCTGAGCCCGAACCGTCGCACGATCTTTACGCGGCAGGCATGGTTGCCCTGGTGGCCTTGAATTGGCCCGTTGAGCTGCACGACGGGCCGCTCACCTCGGAGGAAACGGATCAATACCTCGCCTCTGCGTCACCGGCTCTGTCCGAGGTGATTCGAGGTCTGGTGGCGGACAATCTTGAGCAACGCTATCGCGCAGCCGAGGTCGCGCGTTATGAGTTTCAACCTGCTGCGGACCTACTGCCTGTGACGTTTGCGGATGGCACGCCCATCGACATTGTGGATGTTTTGCCGCCGCTTGACTCTTCGCTGATCCCCGAGATGTCGGCGTCGAGTGTGGCATCGGGTGTGGCGTCGAGTGTGGCATCGGGTGTGGCGTCGAGTGTGGCATCGGGTGTGGCGTCGCCCGCGCTTGGCGCCTCGTCTACCGCTCTGAGCTCGGACGATGAGTCGCCACCGGATGATGAGTCGCCACCGAGAAAGCTTCGCTTACCCCGAGCTGCTATCCGGTGGATTGCCGACAGACCACAGCGCATAATCGCGACCGCGGTCACCGGGGCAGCCGTGCTCGCCCTGAGCGGGATCTCACTGAGTGGCTATCTGATCCCCGACGCTGGACGGTCCGCGGCTACGTCGCCCGAGCCGACTAAAACTAGGCAGACATCATCCGGAGCTGCGCCCTCGGATACAGGGCTACAGGCCGACGCGCCGCAGGCCGACACGACGCGGACGGCCCCTCCGACAGCGGCCCGGATGCCCGAGGTTACCGAGCATCAGGGCTGCCCACCTGCCCAGGTAGGAAGCATCGGCAGACTACCGGACGGGCGCTATGTATCCTGCTCCCGGGTCATGGGCGGTACGTATGCTTACCGCTGAGCCGTCGCAAACGCAGAACGCAACACGTCGGCAAGGATCACCGCGTGGTTGATTCTCGGATCTCGTGCCGCATACAGCATGACGATCCGCCCTACCGACCGATGAGAGTTCACGAATTCAATCAGGGCTGGTGCGGCCTCGAGCTCAGCTCGGTAGCGTCGGGAGAACTCGTCAAAACGTTCGGGCTCATGGTCAAACCACCTACGCAGCTCTGGCGACGGCGCGAGCTCTTGAGCCCACTCGACGCCCTGGAGGTCGGTCTTGCTCACACCGCGCGGCCACAGCCGATCGACCAGGACAAAGGCGGTGGCAGGTTCCGCCGGTGACCTGAGCTCAGGCGTCGATGCCCGCGGGGTAAGCGTCGATGACTTTGTGTCAGGTGCCGATGACCTTGCGTCAGGCGTCGTTGATCTCGGGTGCGACGCCTGCTCAGCGCGGTGAACCAGCTGGCCGTGACGTTCGGACCGGAAGACGTACACCCGTTCACACGCAATCACAGGCCCCGTGCCGTTGAGATGCGGCACGGGGACGTCATGATCGTGAACGCGGCCTGTCATGAGGCAGACGAGCTCCCCGCTTTATCGCTGTCTGCATTGGCGCTACTGGCGCTCTTGATACCGCTGAGGGATTCATCTTTAGGAGGTGCGACGGCAACCGTATCGAGCGCCTGAATCAGAGCCTGAGCCCGCGGATCCATCAACAGGTCAATGCGCAGGTTCTTCGGCTCTCCATCGGGGTTTGATACCTTCCCCGGGAACGTCCACCGAACCTGCGCGGGGCTGAGCACCACCGGCTCAGGCCAGTCATCACCCAGGTCAATACCGGTATCCGCGATGGCTTTATCGAGGCGACGGCGCCGTTCGGCCCGAGGGATGTCGAGATCCATATTGTCGGCAAACCACTGATCAGCCAGCGCCGAATCATCGGTTCGCAGCCAGTCCATAGCGGCGCGCATAGCGTCACGGGTGCGGTCAGCTAGCGGCAAGTTTGATTCGTTGGCCTGTCCTTTGCGTTCCAGCTGCGCCAGGTCCACAGGATCCTGGGACGGCTCACCGTCACGAAGCTTTGGACGAGTCAGCAGCTGAGGCTCTATGCGCAGCACGGTGCGCATCGCCTCCATCGACAACGCGATCCCTGGCGCATATTTCGAGTTAGCCAGCACAATCATGCCCAGGCCGCTACTGCGATGCCAGCACATAAACGACCCGTAGCCGGGATAACCGCCGGAATGAGAGATGATCTCTCCAAGGTCTGGGAATCGCTCGACCACCAGGCCAAATCCGTAACCAGCGAGGCGATCAAAGCCACGACCATCTGGGAGCACCGGTGGCGTCAGTGACCGGTACGCCTGCTGCATTTCCCGACGGGATGCCGTGCTGAGAAGCGACTGGTCCTGATCCGCGGCATCCGCACTGTTTGCCGCGGCAAGGAACCGGACCCAGCGGGCGACATCCTCCACCGTGGAGTACAAACCCGCCATGGCGCCGTACACTCCGGGGCTGTCGAAGGGAACCGGCTCGAACCTAGTGGCATCCTCACGGTCTGCCAGGCGGTGACCAGCGGCGATTCGCTGCGGGTCCAGACCTTCGCGATCAAACGCGGTATCCCGCATGCCGAGGGGTTTGATAAAACGCTGAATGATCTCGTCGGCATACGAGTGCCCGGTGATCCGGGTGATGATCTCGCCGAGGATCACGTAGCCGGTGTTGGAATACTCGAAACCGGTCCCGGGCCGATGCACGAATCCGAGCCCTGCCCGCAACATAGTGGAGAAATTCTCCCGCGTCATTGCTTCTTGCCGGTCGCCCCACGGATTGTCGGTGACCAACCCGGCGCTCATGGTCAAGAGATTCCGCACTGTAATCGCGGGGCAGTCTGCGGTCGGCAGCAATACCTCGGACAGTTCGGGAACGTAGTTGGCGGCGGCATCGTCCAGGCGAAGACGGCCTTCATCGCGCAGCGCAAGAATCGTTGCGGCAGTAAACGACTTGGTCATCGAGGCAATCCGCGAGATCGTGCGCGGTCCAGGCACCTGACTGTTGGCATCGGGCTGACCATCGCGGA
Coding sequences within it:
- a CDS encoding serine/threonine protein kinase, yielding MADVLAGRFILIDLIAKGGSGWVWRAWDAKRGQVCAAKVLRQRDSADLLRFVREKSATFEHPHVLTPYGWGAEDAHVVLAMPLVSGGNLEMLLRRYGRLQESAVAVILSQLLDGLSVVHAHDWVHRDVKPANILFEPSGTGPLRSRLTDFGIAMHRADIRFTGVGMINGTPGYIAPELFHLAEPEPSHDLYAAGMVALVALNWPVELHDGPLTSEETDQYLASASPALSEVIRGLVADNLEQRYRAAEVARYEFQPAADLLPVTFADGTPIDIVDVLPPLDSSLIPEMSASSVASGVASSVASGVASSVASGVASPALGASSTALSSDDESPPDDESPPRKLRLPRAAIRWIADRPQRIIATAVTGAAVLALSGISLSGYLIPDAGRSAATSPEPTKTRQTSSGAAPSDTGLQADAPQADTTRTAPPTAARMPEVTEHQGCPPAQVGSIGRLPDGRYVSCSRVMGGTYAYR
- a CDS encoding DUF488 domain-containing protein, whose product is MVDRLWPRGVSKTDLQGVEWAQELAPSPELRRWFDHEPERFDEFSRRYRAELEAAPALIEFVNSHRSVGRIVMLYAARDPRINHAVILADVLRSAFATAQR
- a CDS encoding serine hydrolase domain-containing protein, coding for MHDMTAALQSLADKAVADHRTCGLAWGLVGGFGTDHELLASGGAGTTLIRDGQPDANSQVPGPRTISRIASMTKSFTAATILALRDEGRLRLDDAAANYVPELSEVLLPTADCPAITVRNLLTMSAGLVTDNPWGDRQEAMTRENFSTMLRAGLGFVHRPGTGFEYSNTGYVILGEIITRITGHSYADEIIQRFIKPLGMRDTAFDREGLDPQRIAAGHRLADREDATRFEPVPFDSPGVYGAMAGLYSTVEDVARWVRFLAAANSADAADQDQSLLSTASRREMQQAYRSLTPPVLPDGRGFDRLAGYGFGLVVERFPDLGEIISHSGGYPGYGSFMCWHRSSGLGMIVLANSKYAPGIALSMEAMRTVLRIEPQLLTRPKLRDGEPSQDPVDLAQLERKGQANESNLPLADRTRDAMRAAMDWLRTDDSALADQWFADNMDLDIPRAERRRRLDKAIADTGIDLGDDWPEPVVLSPAQVRWTFPGKVSNPDGEPKNLRIDLLMDPRAQALIQALDTVAVAPPKDESLSGIKSASSANADSDKAGSSSAS